From Budorcas taxicolor isolate Tak-1 chromosome 19, Takin1.1, whole genome shotgun sequence, the proteins below share one genomic window:
- the LOC128064397 gene encoding keratin, type I microfibrillar 48 kDa, component 8C-1-like, translating to MSYNFCLPNLSFRSSCSSRPCVPSSCCGTTLPGACNIPANVGSCNWFCEGSFNGNEKETMQFLNDRLASYLEKVRQLERENAELESRILERSQQQDPLVCPNYQSYFRTIEELQQKILANKAENARLVVQIDNAKLAADDFRTKYQTELGLRQLVESDINGLRRILDELTLCKSDLEAQVESLKEELICLKQNHEQEVNTLRSQLGDRLNVEVDAAPTVDLNRVLNETRAQYEALVETNRRDVEEWYIRQTEELNKQVVSSSEQLQSYQAEIIELRRTVNALEVELQAQHNLRDSLENTLTETEARYSSQLNQVQSLIGNVESQLAEIRSDLERQNQEYQVLLDVRARLESEINTYRGLLDSEDCKLPCNPCATTNASSVGSYVTNPCTPCGPRSRFGP from the exons ATGTCTTACAACTTCTGCCTGCCCAACCTGAGCTTCCGCTCCAGCTGCTCCTCCAGGCCCTGCGTGCCCTCCAGCTGCTGTGGCACCACCCTGCCCGGGGCCTGCAACATCCCCGCCAATGTGGGCAGCTGCAACTGGTTCTGCGAGGGCTCCTTCAACGGCAACGAGAAGGAGACCATGCAGTTCCTGAACGACCGGCTGGCCAGCTACCTGGAGAAGGTGCGGCAGCTGGAGCGGGAGAACGCGGAGCTGGAGAGCCGCATCCTGGAGCGCAGCCAGCAGCAGGATCCCCTCGTGTGTCCCAACTACCAGTCCTACTTCCGGACCATCGAGGAGCTCCAGCAGAAG ATCCTGGCCAATAAGGCAGAGAATGCTAGGCTGGTGGTGCAGATCGACAACGCCAAGCTGGCTGCAGATGACTTCAGGACTAA GTACCAGACGGAGCTGGGCTTGAGGCAGCTGGTGGAGTCGGACATCAATGGCCTGCGTAGGATCCTGGATGAGCTGACCCTGTGCAAGTCCGACCTGGAGGCCCAGGTGGAGTCCCTGAAGGAGGAGCTGATCTGCCTCAAGCAGAACCATGAGCAG GAAGTCAACACCCTGAGGAGCCAGCTGGGAGACCGCCTCAACGTGGAGGTGGACGCTGCCCCCACTGTGGACCTCAACCGTGTGCTCAATGAGACCAGGGCTCAGTACGAGGCCTTGGTGGAGACCAACCGCAGGGATGTGGAGGAATGGTACATCAGGCAG ACTGAGGAGCTGAACAAGCAGGTGGTGTCCAGCTCAGAGCAGCTGCAGTCCTACCAGGCGGAGATCATCGAGCTGAGACGCACGGTCAACGCCCTGGAGGTGGAGCTTCAGGCCCAGCACAACCTG AGAGACTCCCTGGAGAACACCCTGACAGAGACGGAGGCCCGCTACAGCTCCCAGCTGAACCAGGTGCAGAGCCTGATCGGCAACGTGGAGTCACAGCTGGCAGAGATCAGGAGTGACCTGGAGCGGCAGAACCAGGAGTACCAGGTGCTGCTGGATGTGCGGGCTCGGTTGGAGAGTGAGATCAACACGTACCGGGGGCTGCTGGACAGCGAGGACTGCAA GCTGCCCTGCAACCCCTGCGCCACGACCAACGCGTCATCAGTCGGGTCCTATGTCACCAATCCCTGCACCCCCTGTGGCCCACGCTCCCGCTTTGGGCCCTGA
- the LOC128064369 gene encoding keratin, type I microfibrillar, 47.6 kDa-like: MPYSCCLPTLSYRSSCSSRPCVPHSCHGTTLPGACNIPASVGSCNWFCEGSFNGNEKETMQFLNDRLASYLEKVRQLERENAELESRIRERSQQQEPLLCPNYQSYFRTIEELQQKILFAKSENSRLVIQIDNAKLASDDFRTKYETERSLRQLVESDINSLRRILDELTLCKSDLEAQVESLKEELLCLKKNHEEEANSLRSQLGDRLNVEVDAAPTVDLNRVLNETRAQYEALVETNRRDVEEWYIRQTEELNKQVVSSSEQLQSYQAEIIELRRTVNALEVELQAQHNLRDSLENTLTETEARYSSQLSQVQSLIVSVESQLAEIRSDLERQNQEYQVLLDVRARLESEINTYRGLLDSEDCKLPSNPCATTNASSNFCRSSSQNRCC, translated from the exons ATGCCTTACAGCTGCTGCCTGCCCACCTTGAGCTACCGTTCCAGCTGCTCCTCCCGGCCCTGTGTGCCCCACAGCTGCCATGGCACCACCCTGCCAGGGGCCTGCAACATCCCCGCCAGCGTGGGCAGCTGCAACTGGTTCTGCGAGGGCTCCTTCAACGGCAACGAGAAGGAGACCATGCAGTTCCTGAACGACCGGCTGGCCAGCTACCTGGAGAAGGTGCGGCAGCTGGAGCGGGAGAACGCGGAGCTGGAGAGCCGCATCCGCGAGCGCAGCCAGCAGCAGGAGCCCCTCTTGTGCCCCAACTACCAGTCCTACTTCCGGACCATCGAGGAGCTCCAGCAGAAG ATCCTGTTCGCCAAGTCGGAGAACTCCAGGCTGGTGATACAGATTGACAATGCCAAGCTAGCCTCTGATGACTTCAGGACCAA GTACGAGACGGAGCGTTCCTTGCGGCAGCTGGTGGAGTCAGACATAAACAGCCTGCGTAGGATCCTGGACGAGCTGACCCTGTGCAAGTCCGACCTGGAGGCCCAGGTGGAGTCCCTGAAGGAGGAGCTGCTCTGCCTCAAGAAGAACCATGAGGAG gAAGCCAACTCACTGCGAAGCCAGCTGGGAGATCGCCTCAATGTGGAGGTGGATGCCGCCCCCACTGTGGACCTCAACCGTGTGCTCAATGAGACCAGGGCTCAGTATGAGGCCTTGGTGGAGACCAACCGCAGGGATGTGGAGGAATGGTACATCAGGCAG ACTGAGGAGCTGAACAAGCAGGTGGTGTCCAGCTCAGAGCAGCTGCAGTCCTACCAGGCGGAGATCATTGAGCTGAGACGCACGGTCAATGCCCTGGAGGTGGAGCTTCAGGCCCAGCACAACCTG AGAGACTCCCTGGAGAACACCCTGACGGAGACGGAGGCTCGCTACAGCTCCCAGCTGTCCCAGGTGCAGAGCCTGATCGTCAGCGTGGAGTCACAGCTGGCGGAGATCAGGAGTGACCTGGAGCGGCAGAACCAGGAGTACCAGGTGCTGCTGGACGTGAGGGCCCGGCTGGAGAGTGAGATCAACACATACCGGGGGCTGCTGGACAGCGAGGACTGCAA GCTCCCCAGCAACCCATGTGCCACCACCAATGCTAGTAGCAACTTCTGTAGGTCCTCCTCTCAAAATCGTTGCTGTTAA